In Phaseolus vulgaris cultivar G19833 chromosome 10, P. vulgaris v2.0, whole genome shotgun sequence, a single genomic region encodes these proteins:
- the LOC137819401 gene encoding glyoxylate/hydroxypyruvate reductase HPR3, translated as MAEDEMKGVPKVLVLGPPLCFPSIQSLYSHKFHFLKPHLSDLSLQYFLHHHHPPSITAILCSANYPITAEVLRLLPSLHLLVTCSAGTNHVDLRECRRRGIQVASAGPLFSEDVADTAVALLIDGMRKISAADRWLRTQNLHNTPWDLFPFGSKLSGKQVGIVGLGSIGMEVAKRLECFGCIISYNSKHKKTRVSYPFYSSVVELATTCDVLVLCCELNEQTKHIINREVILALGKGGFIVNIGRGVLIDEKELVKCLMEGEIGGAGLDVFENEPHVPKELFQMNNVVLSPHSAAITTESFMNMCDLAGGNLEAFFSNKPLITPVMLPE; from the exons ATGGCAGAAGATGAGATGAAAGGGGTTCCCAAAGTGCTGGTTCTGGGTCCTCCATTGTGCTTCCCATCAATTCAATCTCTCTACTCTCACAAATTCCATTTTCTCAAACCTCACCTCTCAGATCTCTCACTTCAATACTTCCTTCACCACCACCATCCTCCCTCCATTACCGCCATTCTCTGCAGCGCTAACTACCCCATCACCGCCGAAGTCCTCCGCCTCCTCCCGTCGCTCCACCTCCTCGTCACCTGCAGCGCCGGAACAAATCATGTCGACCTCCGTGAGTGTCGCCGCCGCGGAATCCAGGTCGCCAGCGCCGGACCGCTGTTCTCGGAGGATGTGGCGGATACAGCCGTGGCTCTGCTCATTGACGGAATGAGGAAAATCTCGGCGGCGGATCGGTGGTTAAGGACGCAGAATCTCCACAATACGCCCTGGGATTTATTCCCATTTGGGTCCAAG TTATCAGGGAAGCAAGTTGGGATTGTTGGATTGGGAAGCATTGGCATGGAAGTGGCGAAGAGGCTGGAGTGTTTTGGTTGCATAATCTCATACAACTCTAAGCATAAAAAAACTAGAGTTTCATATCCTTTCTATTCCAGTGTTGTTGAGCTTGCAACTACTTGCGACGTTCTTGTGCTCTGTTGTGAACTAAATGAGCAAACAAAACACATAATTAACAGGGAAGTGATTTTGGCGTTAGGAAAAGGAGGATTTATTGTGAATATTGGAAGAGGGGTTCTTATTGATGAAAAGGAACTGGTaaagtgtttgatggaaggtgAAATTGGAGGTGCTGGTTTGGATGTGTTTGAGAACGAGCCTCATGTTCCCAAAGAGCTCTTTCAAATGAATAATGTGGTTTTGTCTCCTCATTCTGCTGCCATTACTACGGAATCTTTCATGAATATGTGTGATCTTGCTGGAGGGAATTTAGAAGCCTTTTTCTCAAATAAGCCCCTAATTACTCCAGTGATGTTGCCTGAATAA
- the LOC137817945 gene encoding glyoxylate/hydroxypyruvate reductase HPR3-like has translation MEDQQLKNLNLPKVLLHGPPGFSSVIQPPYSQKFHFLNHSSIPLHQFAATHSHHCATVAAVLCDGGYPLTVDMLRLLPLLRLVVTASAGTDHIDLDECRRRGIQIAGAGNLFSEDVADLAVALLIDVVMKISAADRSLRKRRVDSRAITLASKVRNFVFLMDPDTLTPRSINFISLN, from the coding sequence ATGGAAGACCAACAATTGAAAAACCTTAATCTCCCCAAAGTCCTTCTTCACGGTCCCCCAGGTTTTTCCTCTGTTATCCAGCCACCCTATTCCCAAAAGTTCCATTTTTTAAACCACTCTTCCATTCCCCTTCACCAATTTGCGGCCACCCACTCCCACCATTGCGCCACCGTGGCCGCCGTCCTCTGTGACGGCGGATACCCCCTCACCGTCGACATGCTACGCCTCCTCCCGTTGCTCCGCCTCGTTGTCACCGCCAGCGCCGGCACCGATCACATCGACCTGGACGAGTGCCGCCGCCGCGGAATTCAAATTGCCGGCGCCGGAAACTTGTTTTCCGAGGACGTCGCCGATTTGGCGGTGGCTTTGTTGATCGACGTGGTGATGAAGATTTCCGCGGCGGATCGGAGTTTGAGAAAACGGCGCGTTGATTCACGAGCTATTACGCTTGCTTCGAAGGTTCGTAATTTTGTATTTCTTATGGACCCTGATACACTGACACCAAGAagtataaattttatatcactaaattaa
- the LOC137818601 gene encoding uncharacterized protein has translation MPSSEGSSSVVGSSLTRGASQASDGPTYDWVDPAVLRIPSKIKSSDKLDEFLAVHKNFLTPDCPAEALYVDICGITDRVCHDRENAPHDFFFVYSTLFSHLYVSFPFDDFTMNILRILNVAPTQLHPNSWAILQAFRVICQIFGLTPTPESFLYYYNTHPSHPVGWLSLSSRPGNVRFAAFTSSYKNFKDYYFKVFVEPNGRDLFYNADGTTKFPFHWTEKPATLENRFWESLSPIDQEILMIINQLPCRLPTRELIALYGSSKQWADLNDIVVTMDPSLSKFMNSLKRQAKKSKVAAIAGVKPKSPIAVIGEEPTETAIVAPVANKKRGRPTKVPRIEAGSSSGGKPISMLGVGIQVAPTMQFDLRPEDEGILAAVPTLDLITEMVELQCRAAVVSHAIGEELKRAESVVIPKLKRKLDDSATSLKRALESVEECQREREKDIRLAKEEQEALKTALAEMTTERNLLKREKDGLMVEKESLTAEIEQCQSFMLRVSEESFNQGVRQVAFFHGVPTDDDRYDPGMDVVDGRLVPLGGEEGEEAEGAEDER, from the exons ATGCCTTCTTCTGAGGGGTCTTCTAGTGTTGTGGGTTCGTCTTTGACTCGCGGTGCGAGTCAGGCATCGGATGGCCCAACGTATGACTGGGTCGATCCTGCCGTCCTTAGGATTCCTAGTAAAATAAAGTCCTCTGATAAATTAGATGAATTTCTTGCTGTCCATAAAAACTTTTTAACACCAGATTGTCCGGCAGAGGCGTTATATGTCGATATATGCGGTATCACCGACCGTGTGTGTCACGACCGGGAAAATGCTCCGCATGACTTTTTCTTCGTGTATAGCACTTTATTTTCTCATTTGTACGTATCTTTCCCCTTTGATGATTTTACCATGAATATCCTTCGGATACTTAATGTTGCACCAACCCAACTACATCCGAACTCGTGGGCCATTTTACAAGCCTTCCGGGTTATCTGTCAAATTTTTGGCCTTACGCCGACTCCTGAGTCCTTCTTGTACTACTATAATACTCATCCCAGCCATCCTGTGGGTTGGTTATCCCTATCCAGTCGTCCGGGTAATGTGCGTTTTGCTGCGTTTACCTCCTCttacaaaaatttcaaagactattattttaaagtttttgtgGAGCCGAACGGCCGAGATCTTTTCTATAATGCTGATGGGACTACCAAATTTCCCTTTCATTGGACCGAGAAACCTGCCACGCTTGAAAATCGATTTTGGGAATCTTTATCCCCTATTGATCAGGAGATTTTGATGATTATAAACCAATTGCCGTGTAGACTTCCCACTCGGGAACTGATAGCTCTTTATGGATCGTCCAAGCAATGGGCAGATCTGAACG aTATTGTCGTAACAATGGATCCAAGTTTGAGTAAGTTCATGAACAGCTTGAAAAGACAAGCGAAGAAGAGCAAGGTTGCTGCTATTGCTGGTGTGAAACCGAAATCCCCAATTGCTGTCATCGGGGAGGAGCCGACCGAGACTGCTATTGTTGCTCCAGTTGCGAATAAGAAGAGGGGTCGTCCGACCAAGGTGCCGAGAATCGAGGCGGGCTCTTCTTCTGGAGGCAAACCCATCAGCATGTTGGGAGTTGGGATACAAGTTGCCCCCACCATGCAATTTGATCTGCGACCAGAGGACGAGGGGATCTTGGCTGCCGTCCCGACTTTGGACCTTATTACAGAAATGGTAGAACTTCAGTGTCGGGCAGCGGTTGTAAGCCATGCTATTGGTGAGGAGTTGAAGAGGGCTGAGTCAGTCGTGATTCCAAAGTTAAAGCGGAAGCTTGACGACTCGGCCACTTCTTTGAAGAGAGCCTTGGAGTCTGTTGAAGAATGCCAAAGGGAGAGGGAGAAAGATATCCGGCTTGCGAAGGAAGAGCAAGAAGCATTGAAAACCGCTTTGGCTGAAATGACGACCGAACGAAATCttttaaagagagaaaaagatggTCTGATGGTTGAAAAGGAGTCTTTGACCGCCGAAATCGAACAATGCCAAAGTTTTATGCTGCGTGTAAGTGAAGAGAGTTTTAATCAGGGCGTTCGTCAGGTAGCTTTCTTTCATGGTGTGCCGACTGATGATGACCGCTACGACCCGGGTATGGATGTGGTGGATGGCCGCCTAGTACCTCTTGGGGGCGAAGAGGGTGAGGAGGCAGAAGGGGCGGAGGACGAACGTTAG